The following nucleotide sequence is from Cucumis melo cultivar AY chromosome 1, USDA_Cmelo_AY_1.0, whole genome shotgun sequence.
TTGTAATAATCTTGCTCTCAAACGAGATTTCGACAACAGTAgcaacagcaacaacaacaacaacaataaccaCCATTTGAGAGTGGAAATTCCACCGTGGCTACAACCATCATCAGATCATCTGATGGTGGGGAGTGGCGGCCAAGACGAAAACAATGATGAAACTGTAAACCCTAACcctagtagtagtagtagtagggGGTGCGGGGCCAGCAGGAGAAGTGTTGGTGTTGGTGTTGGTACTCCTAATAATCCTAATCCTTGTGAGTTATACCAATCGTCTTCACATATATCAGCGACTGCACTGCTGCAGAAGGCAGCCCAGATGGGTGCGACCATGAGTAGTACCACTACCACGAGTGGCTCTTTCCCAAGGCCCCACAACCTTCTTCACGTGTCTACAGGTTCTATTTCACATTCTAAttccactttttctttttccccttttctttttctatttttaatctTCTTTTTAACACTCCATAAACCCTTTCTTATCTACGTTAAATTTTACCTTTTGTTTATATttctttctcaaaaaaaaaaaaaaaaaatcgtttatccatatatatatatatattgatgttATTGAAATTTGGTTAAAATGTTTTATCTATAAGTTTTAATATTGTAGAAATTCTCACTCCCAAAAGCATAAATTAATAGCTTATATATGTGAAATTTAGTAAGGTGAAGGCATTCAAACTTCTAACATGAGGTTGATGACAAATAATTTTATACTCATTTTGTCCATTTTGATTCCTTTATGATTGTATCAATAATTTGGTTCTGATCATACCATTTTGGTTTGGCATAATTGGTAATTTGATAGGTAATTTTGGAGAGATGGGATTATGGTCAGGTGATGTTGAAATTGgtagaggaggaggaggaggagctGTGAGTTGTAGCAGTAGTAGTTGTACTGATTACGGGAATAAAGCTGCAGCTGCTTCTGCTTCTGCTTCTGCTTCTGCTTCGGCTTCCGCTTCGGCTTCCACCACTTTTCTTCACGACATTATTAATAATTCCCTatcttctccttctccatctCATCCTCCTTTCCTCCAACAACATAATTCCTCCTTCCCCGACACGGCTTTCGCGGCATTGCATCATCCTCCTCCtcctcatcatcatcatcataccGTCATCCCCACCACCGCCCCGGCTTCGGGGGGTCGAAACGACGGTTTAACGAGAGATTTCTTGGGACTTCGCCCTCTTTCGCATGGAGATATTCTAAGCCTTACTGGTTTTGGAAATTGTATTGTTCCTAATTCCTCCAATCTTCACCCTCAAATCCAGAAGCCATGGCAGGGTTAGATTCCGCGTATATTAATTTCTACTTTCTTTCTTAATCTTTTTCTTTgatcctttttcttctttttttccctcaaacaatgggagaaaaaaattaattaaatatgtagTACGTAATTGATCTCATTATAAGAGATGaagattattatttttattt
It contains:
- the LOC103500721 gene encoding protein indeterminate-domain 7 — translated: MMMKGNFLSQQQQQQQQQIVVMDENLSNLTSASGEATVSVSSANKSEFSNQYFAPQTTQQQPPPPPKKKRNLPGNPDPDAEVIALSPKTLMATNRFVCEICNKGFQRDQNLQLHRRGHNLPWKLKQRSNKEIIKKKVYVCPEVSCVHHDPSRALGDLTGIKKHFCRKHGEKKWKCDKCSKKYAVQSDWKAHSKICGTKEYRCDCGTLFSRRDSFITHRAFCDALADESARSAMALNPLLSSYNRNNNNNNSNSQDHQFCNNLALKRDFDNSSNSNNNNNNNHHLRVEIPPWLQPSSDHLMVGSGGQDENNDETVNPNPSSSSSRGCGASRRSVGVGVGTPNNPNPCELYQSSSHISATALLQKAAQMGATMSSTTTTSGSFPRPHNLLHVSTGNFGEMGLWSGDVEIGRGGGGGAVSCSSSSCTDYGNKAAAASASASASASASASASTTFLHDIINNSLSSPSPSHPPFLQQHNSSFPDTAFAALHHPPPPHHHHHTVIPTTAPASGGRNDGLTRDFLGLRPLSHGDILSLTGFGNCIVPNSSNLHPQIQKPWQG